In a genomic window of Bacteroidota bacterium:
- a CDS encoding tetratricopeptide repeat protein produces the protein MKKNKKKWSLLLVFVLVMTQVLGLTGKVAAQKYADKAYYLVDSLNLENLTRSERQLVDSCLKVYHSSKDDTSKVNAINGIVEESEDENVWPKYNQWVFSFVQEKLATHPSSLITKSLKISMAGALNNIGFLHDNQGDIPLALDYYYKSLKIQEEIGDKSGMANSYNNIGAIYKEQGDIRLALDYYHKSLKIQEEIGDKKGMAYSYNNIGLVHYNQGDITLALDYFHKSLKIREVIGDKSGMANSYNNIGGIHKDQGSLSRQQCNCEDDGGNIPLALDYFHKSLKIREEISDKKGMAGSLANIGSLVLLEGTALGMSEVLVLSAARKNGERGLTIAQEIGFPAVIKLNAALLSKVAIKEGNYKEAFEMRNLEIQMLDSITGKEAIEATVKQQARYEYEKAQAIKDIEHEKQMALSAEREEKQKILSYSAAGASVLLIAFLLFVFNRLKVTRRQKDKIDTQKQEIEKTHEQLSLHHKEIQDSIKYAKRIQEAILPSMSAMHGALKNGFVLYKPKDVVAGDFYWLENVGGQTFFAAADCTGHGVPGAMVSVVCSNALSKALLEEGITNTGKLLDRTREIVIDRLAKSGEEVKDGMDISLCALDFTKNTLQWSGANNPLWILRSGDIIEYKHDKQPIGIHDNATAFTSHDIELQKNDTLYIFTDGYHDQFGGENGKKFRTKQLREKLLAMQGINMEEQKTILNREFDTWKGDLEQVDDVCVIGVHVC, from the coding sequence ATGAAAAAGAATAAAAAAAAATGGTCTCTTTTGCTGGTTTTTGTCTTGGTTATGACCCAAGTATTGGGTTTAACCGGAAAAGTAGCTGCTCAAAAATATGCAGACAAGGCCTATTATCTTGTAGATAGCTTAAACCTGGAAAATCTGACAAGATCAGAGCGACAGTTAGTGGACAGCTGTCTGAAAGTTTACCACTCATCCAAAGATGACACCAGTAAAGTAAATGCAATAAACGGTATAGTAGAGGAAAGTGAAGATGAAAATGTGTGGCCAAAGTACAATCAGTGGGTATTTTCCTTTGTTCAAGAGAAACTTGCCACCCACCCATCCTCCCTGATAACCAAATCCCTTAAAATTTCCATGGCTGGCGCATTAAACAACATCGGGTTTCTTCATGACAACCAAGGCGATATACCTCTGGCATTGGATTACTACTACAAATCCCTTAAAATACAAGAAGAAATCGGTGACAAAAGTGGAATGGCCAACTCTTACAATAACATCGGGGCTATTTATAAAGAACAGGGTGATATACGTCTGGCACTGGATTACTACCACAAATCCCTTAAAATACAAGAAGAAATCGGTGACAAAAAAGGAATGGCCTACTCTTACAACAACATCGGGCTTGTTCATTACAACCAGGGCGATATAACTCTGGCACTGGATTACTTCCACAAATCCCTTAAAATAAGGGAAGTAATTGGTGACAAAAGTGGAATGGCTAACTCTTACAACAACATCGGGGGTATTCATAAAGACCAAGGCAGCCTGTCCCGCCAACAATGCAATTGTGAAGATGATGGCGGGAATATCCCTCTGGCACTGGATTACTTCCACAAATCCCTTAAAATAAGGGAAGAAATTAGTGACAAAAAGGGAATGGCCGGCTCTTTGGCAAACATCGGCAGCTTAGTGCTGTTAGAGGGCACGGCTTTGGGTATGAGTGAGGTTTTAGTGTTGTCAGCAGCCAGAAAAAATGGAGAGCGGGGCTTGACAATCGCCCAGGAGATAGGTTTTCCTGCGGTGATAAAGCTTAACGCAGCCCTTTTGAGCAAGGTGGCCATAAAAGAGGGTAACTACAAAGAAGCCTTTGAAATGCGCAACCTGGAGATCCAGATGCTTGATAGCATTACCGGCAAAGAAGCCATTGAAGCCACTGTAAAGCAACAGGCCAGATACGAATATGAAAAAGCACAGGCAATAAAAGACATAGAACATGAAAAGCAAATGGCACTTTCTGCCGAACGGGAAGAAAAACAAAAAATCCTCAGCTATTCGGCTGCCGGGGCCTCGGTGCTGCTTATCGCCTTTTTGCTGTTTGTATTTAACCGCCTGAAAGTTACCCGCAGGCAGAAAGATAAAATTGATACCCAGAAACAGGAAATCGAAAAAACACACGAACAATTATCTCTACATCACAAGGAAATACAAGATTCCATTAAATACGCCAAACGCATTCAGGAGGCCATCCTGCCTTCTATGTCCGCCATGCATGGGGCATTGAAAAACGGCTTTGTGCTGTACAAACCCAAAGATGTAGTAGCCGGAGACTTTTACTGGCTTGAAAATGTCGGGGGTCAAACTTTCTTTGCAGCTGCTGATTGTACAGGACATGGCGTTCCCGGTGCAATGGTAAGCGTGGTGTGTTCAAATGCACTGAGTAAAGCATTGCTTGAAGAAGGCATAACAAACACCGGTAAACTACTGGACAGAACACGGGAAATTGTCATTGACCGATTGGCAAAAAGCGGTGAAGAAGTAAAGGACGGCATGGATATTTCTCTTTGCGCCCTTGATTTTACCAAAAACACCCTGCAGTGGTCAGGGGCAAACAACCCGCTGTGGATACTGCGTAGCGGGGATATCATAGAATACAAACACGATAAACAACCAATCGGTATCCATGACAATGCCACAGCATTTACCAGCCATGATATTGAACTTCAGAAAAACGATACACTTTACATTTTCACAGACGGCTATCATGACCAGTTTGGAGGAGAAAATGGAAAGAAATTCCGGACAAAACAGTTAAGAGAAAAGTTGTTAGCTATGCAGGGTATAAACATGGAGGAGCAGAAAACGATTTTAAACCGGGAATTTGATACTTGGAAAGGCGACCTTGAACAGGTGGATGATGTTTGCGTGATTGGAGTGCATGTGTGTTAA
- a CDS encoding transcriptional regulator, whose amino-acid sequence MKSFIHNLNKAFENRIRLGIMSVLMVNTKIDFNTLKEMLDVSDGNLASHISALEKAEYILVEKSFIGKKPNTTYKATKTGKKAFNEHLDALEKLVQKR is encoded by the coding sequence ATGAAAAGCTTTATTCACAATCTTAACAAGGCTTTTGAAAACCGGATCAGGCTTGGAATAATGTCTGTACTTATGGTTAACACTAAAATTGATTTCAATACCCTGAAGGAAATGCTGGATGTTAGTGACGGTAACCTCGCCAGCCACATCTCTGCCCTTGAAAAAGCAGAATATATTTTAGTGGAAAAATCATTTATCGGTAAAAAACCAAATACAACTTATAAAGCAACTAAAACAGGAAAAAAAGCATTCAATGAGCATCTGGATGCCCTTGAAAAACTCGTACAGAAAAGATGA
- a CDS encoding SRPBCC domain-containing protein yields MNGINETQVTKDFNNKSILVAREFNAPLKDVWQAFTDSKILNQWWAPAPWHAETKYMDFSVGGYWLYAMVGPENEKHWGRMNYEDIDYLKKYAFEDVFSDEKGNVLSDLPASKGTAEFSEISAGTKVEFKTFYESEEDLKKMVEMGFEQGIKICFDQLQSLFKKQAI; encoded by the coding sequence ATGAACGGGATCAATGAAACACAGGTTACTAAAGATTTCAATAATAAATCAATTCTTGTAGCAAGGGAGTTTAATGCACCCCTTAAAGATGTTTGGCAGGCATTCACAGACAGCAAAATCCTCAACCAGTGGTGGGCACCAGCACCTTGGCATGCTGAAACTAAATATATGGATTTTTCAGTTGGTGGTTACTGGTTATATGCAATGGTAGGTCCTGAGAATGAAAAACATTGGGGAAGAATGAATTATGAGGACATTGATTACTTAAAAAAATATGCTTTTGAAGATGTCTTTAGTGATGAAAAAGGAAATGTGCTTTCTGATCTTCCTGCTTCAAAAGGCACCGCGGAATTTTCTGAAATTTCTGCAGGTACAAAAGTAGAATTTAAAACCTTTTATGAGTCTGAAGAAGACTTAAAAAAAATGGTAGAAATGGGATTTGAACAAGGAATTAAAATATGTTTTGATCAACTGCAATCCTTGTTCAAGAAACAAGCGATTTGA
- a CDS encoding transposase yields the protein MENTSIPKQDAVIEANSGDCSLYSAYFVTLCLQDRMLLFGEVVKGKMQLSEIGSYALRYWEEIAIRNPYITLDAFVVMPNHIHGILVINKQGNQKEIMSSIVGSYKAVVEKSAKEVFRKFAWQSKIHAQLIKDKTTHTTIADYIANNPSKWRHDKFYKS from the coding sequence ATGGAAAATACATCAATACCAAAACAAGACGCAGTTATAGAAGCTAATAGCGGTGATTGTTCTTTATACTCTGCGTATTTTGTAACCCTTTGTTTGCAGGACAGAATGCTGCTTTTCGGTGAAGTGGTAAAAGGAAAAATGCAATTATCTGAAATAGGCTCTTATGCATTAAGGTATTGGGAAGAAATAGCAATACGTAATCCCTACATTACATTAGATGCCTTTGTGGTAATGCCCAACCATATACATGGAATTTTAGTGATTAATAAACAAGGGAATCAAAAAGAAATAATGTCAAGCATTGTAGGTTCCTATAAAGCGGTAGTTGAGAAATCTGCCAAAGAAGTATTTCGCAAATTTGCATGGCAATCAAAAATTCACGCCCAATTGATTAAAGACAAAACCACGCATACCACAATTGCTGATTATATTGCAAACAATCCATCCAAATGGAGGCATGATAAATTTTATAAATCTTAA
- a CDS encoding DUF2254 domain-containing protein — translation MEFNLKKKLIQLYYNIIQSLTFVPLTILIGYFILVIILIKLHDTEIGLESARAFPWIQVKSVALASEIITTLLTGMISLTVFSFSVVMIILSQAAQNFIPKILYKLKEDKFMHIVLGCYIGTITYYIVLLVNFGMEGEETIVPYIAFIVGVLLSIINIFLFVYFIHRTSLSIHARRITERLFNNTKEKLKEEKNKYKEDEETIRLNTTIQWKNYNSNSSGYLQSVDDGLVKFLAKRDLILKIHPVFGEYIVEKMLLLGLNKEVDKETLKEIESGLIFYSEERVEENSKYGFRQISEIAVKALSPGINNPGTAIFCIEYLTELYAILIKQNNSIYKRDKSGLVRIIAKDESFEDILFLSFSSIKNYGKKDIMIMEKLVKLLAKISPHDIDKKHQEYLNHLLVSVFDSVKENINDKIDLKKFYQTTEIICGRDDYFKEAIMGYSFTSLLI, via the coding sequence ATGGAATTTAATCTAAAGAAAAAACTCATACAGCTATATTATAACATTATTCAAAGTTTAACCTTTGTTCCTCTAACCATCCTAATTGGATACTTTATTTTAGTCATAATTCTTATTAAATTACATGATACTGAAATAGGGCTTGAATCAGCAAGGGCATTTCCCTGGATACAAGTTAAAAGTGTTGCTTTGGCTTCAGAAATAATAACTACACTTTTAACCGGAATGATTTCCCTTACTGTTTTTAGTTTTTCTGTTGTAATGATCATCCTGTCACAAGCAGCTCAAAATTTTATTCCTAAAATCCTATATAAATTAAAGGAAGACAAGTTTATGCATATTGTACTGGGATGTTACATTGGAACAATAACTTATTATATTGTATTGCTGGTAAATTTTGGCATGGAAGGAGAGGAAACTATTGTTCCCTATATTGCATTTATTGTAGGGGTCTTACTTTCCATTATTAATATTTTTCTGTTTGTTTACTTTATTCACAGAACCTCCCTTTCTATTCACGCGCGAAGAATAACAGAAAGATTATTTAACAATACCAAAGAAAAATTGAAGGAAGAAAAAAATAAATACAAAGAAGATGAAGAAACTATAAGGTTAAATACTACAATTCAATGGAAGAATTACAATTCTAATTCATCAGGATATTTACAATCAGTAGATGATGGACTAGTGAAATTTCTTGCTAAACGAGATTTGATTTTAAAAATACACCCTGTTTTTGGTGAATACATAGTTGAAAAAATGTTGTTATTGGGATTAAACAAGGAAGTTGATAAAGAAACATTAAAAGAGATTGAATCAGGCTTGATTTTTTATAGTGAAGAAAGGGTTGAAGAAAATTCAAAATATGGATTCAGACAAATCAGCGAAATTGCAGTTAAGGCATTAAGCCCTGGAATAAATAATCCTGGTACAGCTATTTTTTGTATAGAATACCTCACTGAACTTTATGCTATTTTGATAAAACAAAACAACAGTATTTACAAACGGGATAAATCGGGATTGGTAAGAATTATAGCCAAAGATGAAAGTTTTGAAGATATCTTGTTTTTGAGTTTTAGTTCTATAAAAAATTATGGAAAAAAAGATATAATGATAATGGAAAAATTAGTAAAACTGCTTGCCAAAATATCCCCCCACGATATTGATAAAAAGCACCAGGAGTATTTAAACCATTTACTTGTTTCGGTTTTTGATTCAGTTAAGGAAAATATAAACGATAAAATTGATTTGAAAAAATTTTATCAAACCACTGAAATTATTTGCGGCAGGGATGATTATTTTAAAGAAGCGATTATGGGTTATAGTTTTACTTCACTGCTGATATAA
- a CDS encoding OmpA family protein — MKFKFFLSLLLLLFINICLINGQSEPTFSGEITGKTIDAKGNLYTTGYFSGIVRFGHLTLRSTGGEDIFIAKYDPSGRALWVSKAGGDGNDASRAICLDKDGNTYITGEISGKTNFGRFVVTSGGSVGAFVAKFNPSGDLLWIQVSKNKGSSWGSALQVDGEKNVYATGAFENEIAFENSPLNSNGNLDGYFLKISPSGKVVWANKLGNKGEDRAYSISYNNGNIFIAGQEENNGVINAYLSKYSSSAALQWSLKAESTSPSLGKLVVSDVNGNSFFIGSFYGELKIGNNTLKNSGASDIFLSKINSQGKVEWVKHLAGAGYEIALSSAIDKDANIYITGSYTDSISINGNSIYSNGGEDAFYTKISPEGKCLWLKNIGNRKNDVGTSILTDNFLNCYLAGRYTLSAHFDKQTLTAKAGNAVYMAKLNSKGSFEWVINAFEPDPNFDFNANADYVDLYAKLMYGKDSKNSLINQIVKLEDNKGEVLMVTQTDDYGDFSFKNVNAKEKFNIVLEKNVNLPSDAPLFIATQTGVLLKELSRDKNNNFSYEILPAEVKILTIIPEDNAEIKIKNFKKSSENEVSFTENILYESGQSELDMEAKKMLNKLFATLKQNPTYKLEIYSHTDSRGDNESNLKLSEKRAGQVKDYLVKKGLETQRIISKGFGESQLLNRCKDDVDCSELEHQYNRRTEFKIKKV; from the coding sequence ATGAAGTTTAAATTTTTTTTAAGCCTGCTCTTACTTTTGTTTATTAATATTTGTTTGATTAATGGGCAGTCAGAACCAACTTTTAGTGGTGAAATAACAGGAAAAACAATTGATGCCAAAGGCAATTTATATACAACAGGATATTTTTCAGGCATTGTCAGGTTCGGGCACTTGACTTTAAGAAGTACAGGAGGGGAAGATATTTTTATCGCAAAATATGATCCATCAGGAAGGGCTTTATGGGTAAGTAAGGCAGGAGGGGATGGAAATGATGCTTCAAGAGCAATTTGTTTAGATAAGGATGGTAATACTTATATTACAGGGGAGATATCAGGAAAAACAAATTTCGGGAGGTTTGTAGTAACTTCGGGAGGAAGTGTGGGAGCTTTTGTTGCCAAATTTAACCCTTCTGGAGATTTATTATGGATACAAGTTAGCAAAAATAAAGGAAGTAGTTGGGGAAGTGCTTTACAAGTAGATGGCGAAAAAAATGTATATGCCACAGGGGCTTTTGAAAATGAGATTGCTTTTGAAAATTCCCCACTTAATAGCAATGGTAATTTAGATGGTTATTTTTTAAAGATTTCTCCCTCAGGTAAAGTGGTATGGGCAAATAAACTAGGAAATAAGGGCGAGGACAGAGCCTATTCCATTTCATATAATAATGGCAATATTTTTATTGCAGGACAAGAAGAAAACAATGGTGTAATTAATGCTTATTTGTCAAAGTATTCCTCTTCTGCTGCTTTGCAATGGTCGCTAAAAGCGGAAAGTACTTCCCCTTCTTTAGGAAAGTTAGTTGTAAGCGATGTAAATGGGAATTCGTTTTTTATCGGATCATTTTATGGTGAATTAAAAATTGGTAATAATACCTTGAAAAATTCGGGTGCTTCTGATATCTTTTTGTCAAAAATTAATTCACAAGGAAAAGTAGAGTGGGTGAAGCATTTGGCTGGGGCCGGATATGAAATAGCCCTGTCTTCTGCAATAGATAAAGACGCAAATATTTATATTACAGGATCCTATACAGACAGTATTTCTATTAATGGAAATTCTATTTATTCCAATGGAGGAGAAGATGCCTTTTATACTAAAATAAGTCCTGAAGGGAAATGCCTTTGGTTGAAGAATATTGGAAATCGAAAAAATGATGTGGGAACAAGCATCCTAACTGATAATTTTTTAAATTGCTACCTTGCAGGTAGATACACGTTGTCAGCGCATTTTGATAAACAAACATTAACAGCAAAAGCTGGAAATGCTGTTTACATGGCAAAACTTAATTCCAAGGGTAGTTTTGAATGGGTAATAAATGCATTTGAACCAGATCCAAATTTTGATTTTAATGCAAACGCTGATTATGTGGATTTATATGCAAAGCTAATGTATGGTAAAGATTCAAAAAACTCATTAATAAATCAGATAGTGAAATTGGAGGATAACAAGGGTGAGGTATTAATGGTAACGCAAACCGATGATTATGGAGATTTTTCATTTAAGAATGTTAATGCCAAAGAAAAATTCAATATCGTTTTAGAAAAAAACGTGAATTTGCCCTCTGATGCACCTCTATTTATAGCAACCCAAACAGGCGTTTTATTAAAAGAATTAAGTAGAGATAAAAACAACAACTTCTCTTATGAAATTCTTCCGGCAGAAGTGAAAATTTTAACCATTATCCCGGAGGATAATGCCGAAATAAAAATAAAAAATTTCAAAAAATCCTCAGAAAATGAAGTTTCTTTTACTGAAAACATTCTTTATGAATCAGGACAATCAGAATTAGATATGGAAGCAAAGAAAATGCTGAATAAACTTTTTGCCACTTTAAAACAAAACCCTACTTATAAACTTGAAATTTATTCCCACACCGATTCAAGAGGAGATAATGAATCCAATTTAAAATTATCTGAGAAAAGAGCTGGTCAGGTTAAGGATTATCTTGTTAAAAAAGGACTGGAAACCCAAAGAATTATTTCAAAAGGATTTGGAGAAAGTCAATTGTTAAATCGTTGTAAAGATGATGTTGATTGTTCTGAACTAGAACATCAGTATAACCGAAGAACCGAATTTAAAATTAAGAAAGTTTAA
- a CDS encoding T9SS type A sorting domain-containing protein: MKKILLKNRANKFLLVVLAINSIFFAGDLFAQNAIGHKQITFQDPSRANRNIQTEIYYPATVAGDNVAMAAGEYPVIVFGHGFVMAWDAYQNLWQQFVPRGYIMLFPRTEGNIFGTNHQEFGWDLKFLVTRMQSENNISSSIFYNHVAQETALMGHSMGGGAAFLAADSLCQNGNINLKTIIGLAPAESSTNGVSSIKSAKSITVPAVIMSGSQDGVTPPIQHHIPMYDSLASDCKTFINILGGAHCYFANTNTNCDFGEGTSSSGISITRANQHAVTFDFINLWLDYTLKGDCIAFDVFNDSLNSSIRISNNQECVMNPVPGIYQNGNDLFSNQTGLSYQWFLEGNPISNSNSISITFTQNGNYTVAVFYANGCSELSIPFSVTSVGISENGLDNFSVYPNPSKGLIAIKGTSLSGKQVTIFNASGQNMQDFSIENDFTLNLSNLNNGIYVLKINEFTQRILLIK; the protein is encoded by the coding sequence ATGAAAAAGATTTTACTAAAAAACCGGGCAAATAAATTTTTATTGGTTGTACTGGCAATAAATTCGATATTTTTTGCAGGCGATCTTTTTGCGCAAAATGCCATAGGTCATAAACAAATTACATTTCAGGATCCTTCAAGGGCAAACAGAAATATACAAACAGAAATATATTACCCTGCAACTGTTGCAGGAGATAATGTAGCCATGGCTGCAGGGGAATACCCCGTAATTGTTTTCGGACATGGTTTTGTAATGGCCTGGGACGCTTACCAAAACCTATGGCAGCAATTTGTGCCAAGGGGATACATCATGTTGTTTCCAAGAACAGAAGGAAATATTTTTGGCACAAACCACCAGGAATTTGGCTGGGATCTTAAATTTTTAGTTACCAGAATGCAAAGCGAAAATAATATATCAAGTTCGATTTTTTACAATCATGTGGCACAGGAAACAGCCCTTATGGGACATTCGATGGGCGGAGGAGCTGCGTTTTTAGCGGCCGATTCATTGTGCCAGAACGGGAATATTAATTTAAAAACAATTATAGGATTGGCTCCGGCAGAATCAAGTACCAATGGGGTTTCCTCAATTAAATCTGCCAAAAGCATAACTGTTCCTGCTGTTATTATGTCAGGAAGCCAGGATGGAGTAACACCGCCCATACAACACCATATACCTATGTATGACAGTTTAGCATCTGATTGTAAGACCTTCATAAATATTTTGGGTGGAGCGCACTGTTATTTTGCAAACACTAATACCAATTGCGATTTTGGGGAAGGCACCTCATCCAGCGGTATTTCCATTACTAGAGCCAATCAGCATGCGGTTACTTTTGATTTTATAAATCTTTGGCTTGATTACACATTAAAAGGAGATTGCATTGCCTTTGATGTGTTTAATGATTCTTTAAATTCATCCATTAGAATTTCAAATAACCAGGAATGTGTAATGAATCCTGTTCCCGGAATTTATCAAAACGGAAATGATCTGTTTTCTAACCAAACGGGGCTGAGCTATCAATGGTTTTTAGAAGGAAATCCCATATCCAACAGTAATTCAATATCAATTACTTTTACACAAAATGGAAATTATACAGTAGCTGTTTTTTATGCTAATGGTTGCAGTGAACTTTCAATTCCGTTCTCTGTTACTTCGGTTGGCATAAGTGAAAACGGCTTGGACAATTTCAGTGTGTATCCAAATCCATCCAAAGGTTTAATCGCAATTAAAGGAACCAGCCTAAGCGGGAAGCAAGTAACTATTTTTAATGCATCAGGACAAAACATGCAGGATTTTAGTATAGAAAATGATTTTACTTTAAATCTTTCCAATTTAAATAATGGGATCTATGTTTTGAAAATTAATGAATTTACCCAACGCATTTTATTGATTAAATAA
- a CDS encoding ATP-binding protein, giving the protein MFKPKRLFYPLKKEGNSVIIAVKDFGIGIPPDKIFQDFDCFFRVEESSFHFQGLGIGLHIAKEIVERHGGTIMVHSEVGSGSVFSFSLPILKY; this is encoded by the coding sequence ATATTCAAGCCGAAAAGGTTATTTTATCCGCTCAAAAAAGAAGGAAATTCAGTAATTATAGCTGTTAAGGACTTTGGTATTGGTATTCCACCCGATAAAATCTTCCAGGATTTCGATTGTTTTTTTAGGGTTGAGGAATCTTCTTTTCACTTTCAGGGACTTGGCATAGGCCTGCATATAGCAAAGGAAATTGTTGAAAGGCACGGTGGGACTATAATGGTTCACAGTGAGGTTGGTTCCGGTTCGGTTTTTAGTTTTTCTTTGCCAATTTTAAAGTATTGA
- a CDS encoding RusA family crossover junction endodeoxyribonuclease translates to MGKKVIIKRNPDFEWCMVELGQLIVPTKQEKYKPLIGYEGIMKDTDNIDVILKELYVRNPDKEIVKRFEEKFRQSISKDLEKKFPIKKPETVEIILNIYVEKKRYFDVDVDNLAKTILDCFSGILIEDDSQVISLLVQKRIGQFNMSGISIGLRKIDDFNKSLFEDIKLYYYEEFED, encoded by the coding sequence ATGGGTAAAAAAGTTATAATTAAAAGAAATCCAGACTTCGAATGGTGCATGGTTGAATTAGGGCAATTAATTGTTCCAACTAAGCAAGAAAAATATAAACCTCTTATTGGTTATGAAGGAATAATGAAGGACACAGATAACATAGATGTTATATTAAAAGAGCTTTATGTAAGAAACCCTGATAAGGAAATTGTAAAAAGATTTGAAGAAAAATTTAGACAAAGTATTTCAAAAGATCTTGAAAAAAAATTCCCAATTAAAAAGCCAGAAACTGTAGAAATTATTTTAAATATTTACGTTGAAAAAAAACGATATTTTGATGTAGATGTTGATAATTTAGCTAAAACAATTCTAGATTGTTTTAGTGGAATATTAATTGAAGATGATAGCCAAGTAATTAGTTTGCTAGTTCAAAAAAGAATTGGCCAATTCAATATGTCAGGTATCTCTATTGGCTTAAGAAAGATTGATGATTTTAACAAAAGTTTGTTCGAAGACATAAAGCTATATTATTATGAAGAATTTGAAGATTAA